From Triticum aestivum cultivar Chinese Spring chromosome 4A, IWGSC CS RefSeq v2.1, whole genome shotgun sequence, a single genomic window includes:
- the LOC123088331 gene encoding protein SMG9-like, producing the protein MAAGQPQLLAGVGDRGSSSSSSSSHPPPPPPPKILLAKPPLPPPSSSGADDEGAGARARQGPQPGSLSLVSDAWEVHTDKILPYLTENNDFMVIGIIGPPGVGKSTIMNELYGYDGSSPGMHPPFATQTEEIKAMAKHCTTGVDFRISHERVILLDTQPVYSPSILMDMMRQDGSSSLPVLNGDPLPADLAHELMGIQLGVFLASVCNIVLVVSEGINDFSMWELMLTVDLLKNNIPDPSLLTSSTSDKENKSDNQSGSEDYVADLCFVHARLREHDFSPSKLMRLRETLEKHFESSSFNIGSSGATPEVTDSSVAPSTKVEELSSSQQDVFLLPLRSHDNSAKLEYGTYSSMLGKLRDQVLARPLRPFSKNLTERDWLRSSAKIWDMVRRSPVASDYCKALQSSGLFRK; encoded by the exons atggccgccggacAGCCGCAGCTGCTCGCCGGCGTCGGCGACCGgggctcctcatcctcctcctcctcttcccacccgccgccaccgcctccgcccAAGATCCTCCTCGCGAAGCCGCCTCTGCCGCCCCCCTCGTCCTCCGGCGCCGACGACGAGGGCGCTGGCGCCCGCGCGCGGCAGGGGCCGCAGCCTGGCTCGCTCAGCCTCGTCTCCGACGCCTGGGAGGTCCACACCGACAAGATCCTACCG TATCTGACGGAGAACAACGATTTCATGGTGATCGGGATAATCGGTCCACCTGGTGTGGGCAAGTCAACCATCATGAACGAGCTTTATGGATATGATGGAAGCTCACCTG GAATGCATCCTCCTTTTGCTACGCAAACTGAGGAAATCAAAGCGATGGCAAAGCACTGTACTACAGGTGTTGATTTCAGGATATCTCACGAACGAGTTATACTTCTCGACACTCAG CCAGTATACAGTCCATCCATCCTAATGGATATGATGAGGCAAGATGGTTCATCTTCACTTCCTGTTCTTAACGGTGATCCATTACCAGCAGACCTGGCCCATGAGCTAATGGGAATCCAG CTTGGTGTTTTCTTGGCATCTGTCTGTAATATTGTGTTGGTTGTGTCAGAAGGGATCAATGATTTTTCCATGTGGGAGCTCATGCTTACG GTTGATTTGTTGAAGAATAACATACCTGACCCATCATTGTTAACATCATCTACATCAGACAAGGAAAATAAGAGTGATAACCAATCAGGCAGTGAAGATTACGTGGCCGATCTCTGTTTTGTGCATGCTAG ATTGAGGGAGCATGACTTTTCTCCTTCAAAGCTCATGCGTCTACGGGAGACTCTTGAAAAACACTTTGAGTCCTCTTCATTTAACATTGGCAGCTCTGGTGCGACACCTGAAGTTACTGATTCCTCGGTTGCTCCAAGCACGAAAGTTGAAGAGTTGAGCTCCAGCCAGCAGGACGTATTCCTTCTTCCATTAAGATCACATGATAACTCAGCAAAGTTAGAGTATGGGACATACTCATCCATGCTAGGAAAGCTTCGTGATCAG GTCCTGGCGAGGCCGTTGAGGCCGTTCTCGAAGAACCTCACAGAGCGCGACTGGCTGAGGAGCTCGGCCAAGATATGGGACATGGTGAGGAGATCTCCCGTCGCCTCGGACTACTGCAAGGCGCTCCAGAGTTCAGGATTGTTCAGGAAGTAG